One Mobula hypostoma chromosome 5, sMobHyp1.1, whole genome shotgun sequence DNA segment encodes these proteins:
- the LOC134346330 gene encoding proteinase-activated receptor 1-like — MPWKVQLVVWVALLPLVAALHSGNHSQDKLGLRTFSGRILDPDPGEYIDLEGKIEDEGSGQYDGSGLGGGFGLDANRSDVLSKGSKKLQLVISASARGYLSSQWITVFIPSVYTIIFAVGLLFNCTAIITIHLRMKFDKPTIIYMLNLALADLLFVLLLPLKISYYISGNDWSFGSFLCRLVNGGFYAYMYCSVLLMMCISIERFIAVVFPLRSSSWRSPQRALGLCVIMWLLAIGGAMPLFFIEQTVYITNLKITTCHDVLPPSTLKSYFTYYFPILCALFFVIPLVVTTVCYVGVISTLSSTTVASECKKTSAINLAVIVLSVFIVCFAPSNIILLIHYLYIQHAANDALYFAYMLCVCMGSLSCCLDPLIYYYASSLFRKQFKNLFHSQDVTKSGSSQTGSKSCKTANTPLNDSAYKKLLI; from the coding sequence GGAACCATTCACAAGATAAACTTGGACTCAGAACCTTTTCAGGTAGGATTTTGGATCCTGACCCTGGTGAATATATCGATCTTGAAGGGAAAATTGAAGATGAGGGTTCGGGCCAATATGATGGAAGCGGACTCGGAGGAGGATTTGGATTGGATGCAAATAGATCCGATGTGCTCAGTAAAGGCTCCAAGAAACTCCAATTGGTCATCTCTGCCTCAGCAAGAGGATATCTAAGCAGCCAATGGATTACTGTATttatcccctctgtctacaccaTTATTTTTGCAGTCGGGCTGCTTTTCAACTGTACCGCAATCATAACTAttcacttaagaatgaaatttgaCAAGCCAACTATAATTTACATGTTAAATTTGGCCCTGGCAGATTTATTATTTGTGCTGTTGCTTCCATTGAAGATCTCCTACTATATTTCTGGTAATGACTGGAGTTTTGGTTCTTTCCTCTGCCGATTGGTCAATGGCGGGTTTTATGCTTACATGTACTGTTCAGTGTTACTGATGATGTGTATTAGCATTGAGCGATTTATTGCTGTCGTTTTTCCATTAAGATCGTCCTCCTGGAGGAGCCCACAGCGCGCGTTGGGACTTTGCGTCATCATGTGGCTTTTAGCCATTGGTGGTGCAATGCCTCTTTTCTTCATTGAGCAAACAGTGTACATCACTAATCTGAAAATTACAACTTGCCATGATGTGCTTCCCCCCTCTACCCTAAAAAGTTACTTCACCTATTACTTTCCCATTCTGTGTGCTCTTTTCTTTGTCATTCCCCTGGTGGTGACCACAGTCTGTTATGTGGGTGTAATTTCAACCCTCTCTTCAACAACTGTCGCAAGCGAATGTAAGAAAACATCAGCCATCAATTTGGCTGTGATTGTGCTTTCAGTCTTCATTGTCTGCTTTGCACCATCTAATATCATTTTGCTCATACACTATCTTTATATTCAGCATGCAGCAAATGATGCCCTCTACTTTGCTTATATGCTGTGTGTGTGCATGGGCAGCTTGAGTTGTTGCCTTGATCCTCTGATTTATTATTATGCCTCATCGCTGTTCCGGAAGCAGTTTAAGAAtctttttcattcccaggatgttACTAAATCTGGGAGTAGTCAAACAGGATCCAAGAGCTGTAAAACAGCAAATACCCCTCTCAATGATAGTGCCTACAAAAAATTActaatttaa